DNA sequence from the Halichoerus grypus chromosome 8, mHalGry1.hap1.1, whole genome shotgun sequence genome:
ttcctccgcGGGGACCTGGTGACAGGGAAGCGAGAGGTTCCCCCGACCGGCGGCAGCCAGCGCACGTCCGGTCCCCGGCACGCGGCTCCTCAGGCCCGCAGCTCAGAGGCCCGCGCGGTGctgccggcggcggcggcggggggcggccGCGTCCATCGCGATcccggagggggaagggaagagggtcgggcgagaggggggaggggaagctgcGGAGGGCAGCCGAGCTCGGCGGAGGCGGAGCAAATCGACTCTCCCGGCAGCGACCCCACCGGCCGCCAGGTGGGGCGCTGCGGAGACCGGTTGGCCGGCGGCGCAGTAGCCCCAACCTGGGGAGCCGGGCGGCGGGACGCGTGGCCGCCACTACCAGGACGCTGTGGCCCTGCGGGCCTCGGACTCCCTAGTCAGCTGTCGCTTTTCTGTCGTACGCCCGCACACTGGTGCACGCACGCTCAGCCTGTTTTGCACCGTGCCTACACACTTGGCGTGCTCCTGCTGTTAGGCCCCCACGCTACACGTCATAGCTGTGGCCAACCTGTCCTTGCCGAACCCCAGCGGGCCGGGCAGCCCGTACTGCGCCGCGAGCTCCCCCCTCCCTGCGAGGCAGCCCTACTCGCGCACGGAAGTGCGTCCCGGGAGGAAAAGCACCTCCCTGGGGTCTTAGGAGGCAAACCGCCCGCAGTTCACCAGAAGGAAAACCTTTCACCACAACCCCgggaagtaaatattttcaagcaTTATCTCCATTGCACTgatgagagaactgaggctcCAAAAAGCGTAAATTCAGGCCCAGTGGCGTCCCGGTAAGCAGCACCGCTGAGAGGGTGCTTTTGACTCTTTTTCTTGTGGGTTGTGGTCTCAAGTACCTCCGTGGTTATTCCCTTCAAACGTTTTGTGTTTCACACGCTTTGAGAATAAAATAGGCCTGCTTATAAGACCTACTTGGAGATTTTTAGGATGTAGTTAATTGGAAATGTGAATatagctttttttaaataaagaaatgaatccCTTGGTTTGGGAGATAAGTAAACCCATACCTCAGACACTCTCACTGTACTCTCCCCTTTCCatcttttataacaaaaatgaatATTACATAATAGTATTTGAGTTGTGTTCTTTTAAGCAATCTGCATATGCTTGAAGAACCAGTATTTTGGAAATTACAGATTTGCACTTCAAATATATATAGGCACATATCCCACTGTCACAGGTCATGGTCCCTACGTCTCCTGTTACCAGTTCAAATCAAGAGAAAAGGGTAGAGGATTCTACTATCTTGTCACAACTACAACACATGACAATAATTGTTTGGGAGCTATGACTACGATGTGGAGCTGCCAATAAAATCTTCAAGGAGGAGGGTCTTTATGGACTGTGAAGAATGGGTGGGATATGGACAGTGCAAGGGAGGGCAAAGAATACAGGCAAAAGCCTGATATCTTCTGACAAAGGAAAGAGGAACTGTGCCCCAAGCAGAGAACCTGCATTAAGCAATGAAGGGGAGACAAGGTTGGGACTAAAGCATGCAGGGCCTTGCATGCCAACTGAAGAATTTTGGCTTGGATAAGTAACAAGTTTTGGATTAGAACACTGATGAGAAAAATCAGTCTTAGAAAGATTGACAGCATGGCTAAAAGGAGCTACCTAGACAAGACAATTAGCTGGGAGGTTGCTGAAATCCGCTAatggtggaggaaggaagggcctAGTTATTGGCAATAAGAATGGAGAAGAGCTAAAtctaacaattatttttttaaaaagatcagaaTTTAAATACTaacttcaattcttttttattctttattttttaaaaagatttttacttatttaagatagagcgagagtgagcgagagagcacaagcagggggagcagaggaagagggagaagcaggctcgccgctgagcagagagccctgcgcacgggactcaatcccaggaccctgggaccatgacctgagctgaaggcagacacttaactgagctgagcagagagccctgcgcgggactcaatcccaatcatgacctgagctgaaggcagacgcttaactgactgagccacgcaggggccgacaattcttattttttaacctGCAGAGAGGACTTGGAAGCTAGGAAAGTGATTATGCTattaacagaaaatagaaaagttagAAGAGACTACacttaagtaattttttaaggcatattttcctttattccccCACCATCTTTATTCGCACCACCCCTTATATACCCCAAAATGAATGACTGTAGTATGCTTTAAAGAAACCTTATCCAAAAAGTGCTATGACTTTTATTGTGAtttcattattatgttattttaaattaaaatatgaaattccaGAACAAGAGCATTCAAGTAAAAGAATAAAGCCCTGACAAAGCAGAAGATCTTGTGAAAGCAACTGACCATACCTGAATATATATCCCAAGCAACCAGATATGTTTACATGTTAATATTTCACCTCCAtgtcaaaatataataatagtggccattggggggcgcttgggtggctcagtcagttaagtgcctgacttcaGCACAGGTGATTtcggggtccttggatcaagtctTGCATAGCAGATgctgctaggcagggagtctgcttgaggattctctctctccctctccttttgcccctcccccggctcatgttctttctctctctcaaataaataaatcaatcttaaaaaaaacaagaagaagaagaatggccATTGGGAATTGCTATGTACCAGACACAGTATAAGGCAGTGGGTCACAGATTTCATCTTCAATAAACTATATAAAAGTCTAGGAGAAGGTAGATGTGAACACACTTCACTTGTCTTCCTCCATGATAATACTTATCACAGTAATATTGTCAACTACACTGAGAACATCAAGGAGGTAATGGCATGTCAGAAGGCTTCAAAAATGATGTGTgggggcctaggtggctcagtcgttaagcgtctgcctttggctcaggtcatgatcccagggtcctgggatcgagccccacatcgggctccctgctcagcgggaagcctgcttctcccttcccactccctcctgcttgtgttccctctcttgctgtgtctcactctgtcaaataaataaataaaatctttaaaaacaaaaaatgatgtgTGAACTAGATCTCAAATGTTCAGTTGGAGCTGGCCAGACATTAGGAAGACCAGGTGGAGAAGCACAGAAGTGTGAAGAGGGCTCCTTTTTGGGAAACAGGGAAGAGGTCACTGTTTGGGCATAGGCCCCACTTTTATGAAGTATCTTCAATATATACACAGTTACCTGGGATTGATTCACAGGTTCAGAAAGAAAGATAGCGTTCAAATGTAAACTCTTATCCCACTGACTGACATTactatgaattaatttttaaaataaatcttatcttggggcgcctgggtggctcagtcgttaggcgtctgccttcggctcaggtcatgatcccagggtcctgggatcgagccctgcgtcgggctccctgctctgcgggaagcctgcttctccctctcccactccccctgcttgtgttcctgctctcgctatctctctctctgtcaaataaataaataaaatctttaaaaaaaaaaaaatcttatcttgTGAATAACACAGTTACATGGCATCACgttttttatgtattaaaagcATCATTAGATATAAACATTTCAAACATGCTACAAAAAAATGTCTGGGCATTTCTTCAACTTTTAACTGGAAATGGGACTTTCTCTGGCTTCTCTCAACTTCTGAGAAGCTGTAACTATGAAAGAGTGTGGCCATTTTGGAACAGTAGGAAATGAAATTTGGCTGGAACCTCGGGTAGAGTTAGTGGCTGGAAGAGAACATTGAGGTTAATTGGAATTAGTTTGCTAACAGTCTTGAACACCATGCTAAGGAGTCTGAAGTTTGTTCTTTGGGCAATGGGGAGGCTTTGGATGTTGTAAACAAAGGAGCACTGTGATATGATGCAGGGGTTAGGATTATTAGCCATCTTCAAGTTAAAAGTGATTTCtataagggtgcctggctgtctcagccagtagagcatgtgacttttgatattcgggttgtgagttcaagccccatgttggacatagagcttactttaaaaaattaaaaaaccataaaattgaTTTCTATAAAGATTTACAGTTAGCAAGAGActttaacaaaaattatttaatcctcctgtattatttaatatatatgaaaaatgagcTAACTGTGTTATCATAAGCATTATTTTACATAAGAGAAAAAGCTCAGACAAGTTAGGTGACTTGCTCCTGCTCTCACAGCTAGTAAAGGACAGGTCTAGTTCTCAAACCTGGTCCTTCAACTCTTGGGCTCTTAGAGTCTGAAGGAATATTCAAGATAACCTGGGCTGCCTGACTAGCTCAGTAGgggaagcatgcaactcttgatctcagggttgtgagttcaagccccacaatgggtgtagagattacttaaataaataaagaaactcaaaaaaaaaagagagagagagagagagagagaacctatTCTACCGTCCTTcatgttgaaaacaaaacaaaacaaagacaaaaacaaaaaaacagtgtaGTCATCTGTCTGTGCCATCCCTGATTTGTTATCCAGATTCTTCTATAATATTTCCAGTGTTGGGAAATTATTACTTCATGAGGCAATGCACTTTACTTCGATCTACCAGCTTCAGTTATTAAAAGGTGGTATGGTAAAAGGCTATACACATGAGAGTTGGCTGAGCAATGTGTGAAAACCAGTTCCCATTTTACTAGCTTGGTGAActtggcaaattatttaatccttccaaacctcagttccttcatatgtaaaataggaTAACCACAGCTACCTAATCAGATGGATGTTAGAAGAATTTAAGGCGATTATGCATGCAAAAACCTAGGCCAGTAGTTCTCAACCTTAGCTGCGTATTAGATTCATTggagaacattttttattttaatgattttatttatttattgacagagagaaagcgagagagggaacacaagcagggggagtgggagagggagaagcaggcttcccgccaagcagggagcccgatgcggggctcaatgcggggctggatcccaggacactgggatcatgacctgagccgaaggcagacgcttaacgactgagccacccaggcgccccggggaacatttttttttaataaactattttttagagcCATTTTAAGTACAgcaaattgagcagaaagtacagttTCCATATACCTCCTATCCTTATACATACACAACCTTCACTTTCAACATCCCTGaccagggactcctgggtggctcagtcagtaaagtgtttgcctttggctcaggtcatgatcccagagtcctgggatcagccccacattgggcttctactcagcagagagcctacttctccctctcccgctcccccaggttagcttgtgctctctctctctgtcaaaataaataaaatctttaaaaaaaaatctcccaccaGACtagtatatttgttacaattaataaaTCTGCATTGACATACCACTATCACTCAAAGCCCAtggtttacatt
Encoded proteins:
- the LOC118536396 gene encoding uncharacterized protein LOC118536396 — its product is MTQHSGPSRAPRREAQAPRSALTGACRPKPLRSSSKQAAGRARPGRGPRVTRKPQAAQVEPGKRHRKSRASSLPFLRGDLVTGKREVPPTGGSQRTSGPRHAAPQARSSEARAVLPAAAAGGGRVHRDPGGGREEGRARGGRGSCGGQPSSAEAEQIDSPGSDPTGRQVGRCGDRLAGGAVAPTWGAGRRDAWPPLPGRCGPAGLGLPSQLSLFCRTPAHWCTHAQPVLHRAYTLGVLLLLGPHATRHSCGQPVLAEPQRAGQPVLRRELPPPCEAALLAHGSASREEKHLPGVLGGKPPAVHQKENLSPQPREVNIFKHYLHCTDERTEAPKSVNSGPVASRVDSFQNLIIKGKNLGKR